In the genome of Gordonia rubripertincta, one region contains:
- a CDS encoding enoyl-CoA hydratase-related protein — translation MDYEDIDYTVEGPTAIITMNRPHRYNAFRAKTVEEMINAFRRAWADNGVQAVILTGAGEKAFCTGGDVKQRAETGDYGPSESGMFEIGNLHKTIRDIPKPVIAAVNGLAIGGGHVLHVLCDLTIAADTARFGQSGPKVGSFDAGFGSAFLARVVGEKRAREIWYLCRQYDAETAERWGLVNWVVPAADLLDEAKKIAAEIAEKSPTTLRFLKQSFNADTDHQAGLSNLAMSALDLFTHSPEGLEGANAFAEKRTPQFNQYVGA, via the coding sequence ATGGATTACGAAGACATCGACTACACGGTCGAGGGTCCCACTGCGATCATCACCATGAATCGACCGCACCGGTACAACGCCTTCCGGGCCAAGACGGTCGAGGAGATGATCAACGCCTTCCGACGTGCCTGGGCCGACAACGGCGTGCAGGCGGTCATCCTCACCGGAGCCGGCGAGAAGGCGTTCTGCACCGGCGGAGACGTGAAACAGCGTGCCGAGACCGGCGACTACGGACCGAGCGAGAGTGGCATGTTCGAGATCGGGAACCTGCACAAGACGATTCGCGACATCCCGAAACCGGTCATCGCCGCGGTCAACGGACTCGCCATCGGCGGTGGTCACGTGCTGCACGTCCTGTGCGACCTCACCATCGCCGCCGACACCGCGCGCTTCGGTCAGTCCGGGCCCAAGGTCGGCTCCTTCGACGCCGGGTTCGGCTCGGCCTTCCTCGCCCGTGTCGTGGGGGAGAAGCGGGCCCGTGAGATCTGGTACCTCTGCCGGCAGTACGACGCCGAGACCGCCGAACGGTGGGGTCTGGTCAACTGGGTCGTCCCGGCCGCGGACCTGCTCGACGAGGCGAAGAAGATCGCCGCCGAGATCGCCGAGAAGTCGCCCACCACGCTGCGTTTCCTCAAGCAGAGCTTCAACGCCGACACCGATCATCAGGCCGGGCTGTCGAATCTCGCGATGAGCGCGCTCGACCTCTTCACGCACTCCCCCGAAGGACTCGAGGGGGCCAACGCCTTCGCGGAGAAGCGCACACCGCAGTTCAACCAGTACGTCGGTGCCTGA
- a CDS encoding alpha/beta fold hydrolase, with protein sequence MSELNHKTSAASGVLKRVETPAGTVEYAEDGAGPPVVFLHGLLMDHTVWDEVTPLLPSGFRYIRPILPLGSHRVPLNEDADLSMDGMVGLVADILDALDLRDVTLIHSDWGGALFLTALGRDERVARMVVLPCEAFENFPPGLPGKMATLAVRMPGGITLAARQLRIGWLRRLPMLWGWMVDKPVDDERVRRWTDPVLRDPRIRRDVTKYASTSFDSAELVRKTEALRGFDGEVLVLWSPDNRVMPSAHGPRLAELAPRGRYAEIPGAAVLSMLDQPQAVACEIGAFLTAAAGD encoded by the coding sequence ATGTCCGAGCTCAACCACAAGACGAGCGCCGCGTCGGGTGTTCTCAAGCGCGTCGAGACGCCGGCCGGCACCGTCGAGTATGCAGAGGACGGTGCGGGGCCGCCCGTGGTGTTCCTGCACGGCCTGCTCATGGACCACACGGTGTGGGATGAGGTGACCCCGTTGCTGCCGAGCGGGTTTCGCTACATCCGGCCGATCCTCCCCCTCGGGTCGCACCGGGTTCCGCTCAATGAGGACGCGGACCTGTCGATGGACGGGATGGTCGGACTGGTTGCGGACATTCTCGACGCCCTCGACCTGCGCGACGTGACCCTCATCCATTCCGACTGGGGCGGTGCACTCTTCCTGACGGCCCTGGGGCGTGACGAGCGTGTCGCCCGGATGGTGGTCCTGCCGTGTGAGGCCTTCGAGAACTTCCCGCCGGGTTTGCCCGGCAAGATGGCGACGCTGGCCGTTCGCATGCCCGGTGGCATCACCCTCGCGGCACGCCAACTGCGCATCGGGTGGCTTCGGCGATTGCCGATGCTGTGGGGATGGATGGTCGACAAGCCCGTCGACGACGAACGAGTGCGCCGATGGACGGACCCGGTCCTGCGTGACCCACGCATCCGGCGCGACGTCACCAAGTACGCGTCGACATCGTTCGATTCCGCCGAACTGGTTCGGAAAACGGAGGCGCTGCGGGGGTTCGACGGCGAGGTGCTCGTGCTGTGGTCGCCCGACAACCGGGTGATGCCCTCGGCGCACGGCCCTCGCCTCGCCGAACTCGCGCCGCGGGGCCGCTATGCCGAGATCCCCGGCGCAGCGGTGCTGAGCATGCTCGACCAACCGCAGGCCGTCGCGTGCGAGATCGGCGCGTTCCTCACCGCCGCTGCCGGTGACTAG
- a CDS encoding class I adenylate-forming enzyme family protein, whose protein sequence is MTPETSYVYDAHAYRSFFEHEFTYLNGFRRNVGRYAGEVAMIDPLTDRQWTYAELGSAVDELAAGLADRGVTDGDVVGYQLLNGPEFAQLYLATQAAGAVGSPVNFRLAAGETAVILDISRPKVYVYDASIGAMVGEAIALADHTPELLVGVGDGDLVPGSIRFDDLPVTGGAAPTVARGVFDETTRLYTSGTTGMPKAVPMNSAIEIFSAHDVIMHFPLSPDDRTLNMTPWFHRGGLYCAGPNPSFYLGSSVVPMRTFDPELTLDWVEKYRLTFLIGAPTNLAMLAGAQSANPRDLSSLRGIVTMGAPLEREAALRYQQVLTPRIFNGYGSTEGFWNTFLRPGDLPDHAGTAGRACIDDDVRVVRVHDDGHLASPDEVVARDGEEVGEVIIRSPKCAAAYYDSPQQERAKYNGSWLHIGDLATWDSGEFVTIVGRKDDMLLSGGENVHPVQVEEALNGHPSVSDSLVVGVPDEQWGSLVVAYIVPAEGEAPTPEDLDAYCRTHPMLSSFKRPRAYRIVESLPVSATGKKLHYKAAESAAREMTDGAFVAPATDRVHG, encoded by the coding sequence ATGACCCCCGAGACGAGTTACGTCTACGACGCACACGCGTACCGCAGCTTCTTCGAGCACGAGTTCACCTATCTGAACGGATTCCGGCGCAACGTCGGCCGCTATGCCGGCGAGGTCGCGATGATCGATCCCCTGACCGACCGCCAGTGGACCTACGCCGAACTCGGTTCGGCGGTCGACGAACTCGCGGCCGGTCTCGCCGACCGCGGGGTGACCGACGGCGACGTGGTGGGCTATCAGCTGCTGAACGGCCCGGAGTTCGCCCAGCTCTACCTGGCGACGCAGGCGGCCGGAGCGGTCGGGTCGCCGGTGAACTTCCGGCTCGCGGCGGGCGAGACGGCCGTCATCCTCGACATCAGCCGACCGAAGGTCTACGTCTACGACGCCTCCATCGGTGCGATGGTCGGCGAGGCCATCGCACTCGCCGACCACACGCCGGAACTGCTCGTCGGAGTCGGCGACGGGGATCTCGTCCCCGGCTCCATCCGCTTCGACGACCTACCCGTCACCGGCGGTGCGGCGCCGACGGTCGCGCGTGGCGTCTTCGACGAGACCACCCGGCTGTACACGTCAGGGACCACCGGGATGCCCAAGGCGGTGCCGATGAACTCGGCCATCGAGATCTTTTCGGCGCACGACGTGATCATGCACTTCCCGCTGTCCCCGGACGACCGGACGCTGAACATGACGCCGTGGTTCCACCGGGGCGGACTCTACTGCGCCGGGCCCAATCCGTCGTTCTACCTGGGTTCCTCGGTCGTCCCGATGCGCACTTTCGATCCGGAGCTGACGCTCGACTGGGTGGAGAAGTACCGGCTGACGTTCCTGATCGGTGCGCCGACCAACCTGGCGATGCTCGCCGGCGCACAGTCGGCGAACCCGCGCGATCTCTCCAGTCTGCGCGGCATCGTCACGATGGGCGCACCGCTCGAACGTGAGGCCGCGCTGCGCTACCAGCAGGTCCTCACCCCGCGGATCTTCAACGGCTACGGCAGCACCGAGGGCTTCTGGAACACCTTCCTGCGTCCCGGCGACCTGCCCGATCACGCCGGCACCGCCGGTCGCGCCTGCATCGACGACGACGTCCGCGTGGTCCGCGTCCATGACGACGGCCATCTGGCGAGCCCGGATGAGGTCGTCGCCCGCGACGGTGAAGAAGTCGGCGAGGTCATCATTCGGTCGCCCAAATGCGCGGCCGCCTACTACGACTCCCCACAGCAGGAGAGGGCGAAGTACAACGGGAGCTGGCTGCACATCGGCGACCTGGCCACCTGGGATTCGGGCGAGTTCGTCACCATCGTCGGACGCAAGGACGACATGCTCCTGTCCGGCGGCGAGAACGTCCACCCGGTACAGGTCGAGGAGGCGCTGAACGGCCATCCAAGCGTGTCGGATTCGCTCGTGGTGGGTGTCCCCGACGAGCAGTGGGGAAGTCTCGTCGTCGCCTACATCGTGCCCGCCGAGGGGGAGGCGCCGACGCCAGAGGATCTCGACGCGTACTGCCGCACACATCCGATGTTGTCCAGCTTCAAACGGCCACGCGCATACCGCATCGTCGAGTCCCTACCCGTGTCGGCGACCGGGAAGAAGCTGCACTACAAGGCCGCCGAATCCGCTGCACGGGAGATGACCGACGGCGCATTCGTCGCGCCGGCCACCGACCGCGTCCACGGCTGA
- a CDS encoding CHAP domain-containing protein, giving the protein MLSSGLIAWRTVPERWLPWDTAEFPQVDAAQLTPAQNRIVQLLRAEHAAQRPGTFYSEGVDEPWCANFVSWIMREAGTPFANPHSGHWRIPGVFTLQEYFEDTGRFEPVGDYTPRVGDVVLYDRSSALGQHTNIVVGVDGDEATTVGGNEMRKIRVHDLDWRSDGGVVGFGRIDVGRGVDR; this is encoded by the coding sequence ATGCTGAGCTCCGGGCTGATCGCCTGGCGCACCGTTCCCGAGCGGTGGCTGCCCTGGGACACGGCGGAGTTCCCCCAAGTCGACGCAGCACAGCTGACGCCGGCCCAGAACCGGATCGTGCAGTTGCTCCGCGCCGAGCACGCCGCACAGCGCCCGGGCACGTTCTACTCCGAGGGCGTCGACGAACCGTGGTGCGCGAACTTCGTCAGCTGGATCATGCGCGAGGCCGGGACACCGTTCGCCAACCCCCACTCGGGACATTGGCGCATCCCCGGCGTGTTCACCCTGCAGGAGTACTTCGAGGACACCGGACGTTTCGAGCCGGTCGGCGACTACACGCCCCGCGTGGGCGATGTCGTGCTCTACGACCGGTCGTCGGCGCTGGGCCAGCACACCAATATCGTGGTCGGCGTCGACGGCGACGAGGCCACGACGGTCGGGGGCAACGAGATGCGGAAGATCCGGGTACACGATCTGGACTGGAGGTCCGACGGCGGCGTCGTCGGGTTCGGACGCATCGACGTCGGGCGGGGTGTCGACCGGTGA
- a CDS encoding DUF2461 domain-containing protein, with translation MSFDGFPEAALDFYDDLEIDNSKFFWEQHKEIYRTAVAEPMTALAEELADEFGTAKLFRPYRDVRFSKDKSPYKTHQGAFVAVAPATGYYIQIGAPGVRVGAGFYEAGPARLAELRKAIDHDRHGPELERIVRKLLKAGWEIGGDRLKTAPRGYDVDHPRIELLRHKSLFAGRDYGFDDVIHTSALVDRVRQDWRETNTLVDWLVRHAAT, from the coding sequence ATGAGCTTCGACGGATTCCCGGAAGCCGCTCTCGACTTCTACGACGATCTCGAGATAGACAACTCGAAGTTCTTCTGGGAACAGCACAAAGAGATCTACCGAACCGCAGTCGCGGAACCGATGACGGCGCTTGCCGAAGAACTCGCCGACGAGTTCGGTACTGCCAAGCTCTTCCGCCCGTACCGAGATGTGCGCTTCTCCAAGGACAAGTCGCCGTACAAGACGCACCAGGGCGCATTCGTCGCGGTGGCACCGGCCACCGGGTACTACATTCAGATCGGCGCACCCGGAGTCCGGGTCGGCGCGGGTTTCTACGAGGCGGGACCGGCACGCCTCGCCGAACTGCGGAAGGCCATCGACCACGACCGGCACGGTCCCGAGCTCGAGCGCATCGTCCGCAAACTCCTCAAGGCCGGCTGGGAGATCGGCGGTGACCGCCTGAAGACCGCGCCCCGCGGTTACGACGTCGATCACCCGCGCATCGAACTGCTGCGCCACAAGTCGCTCTTCGCCGGCCGCGACTACGGCTTCGACGACGTCATCCACACCTCGGCACTCGTCGACCGCGTCCGCCAGGACTGGCGGGAGACCAATACGCTTGTCGACTGGCTCGTCCGCCACGCCGCCACCTGA
- a CDS encoding SDR family NAD(P)-dependent oxidoreductase — translation MSDKHIAVVTGAGSGIGKAIALGFAAEGTTVVAADLDLDAAKRTAEEAGSIIPMAVDVADRAKVDELRDAVNAEVGVPDILVNAAGWDRTDQFLNATAEFAEKVVAINYLGPVHMASAFLPGMVEASKADGWQGGRVVNLASDAGRVGSAGETIYAGAKGGVIALSKSLAREMARYQITVNAVCPGPTDTPLFQAQPEKLKEALVKAIPFRRLARPDEVAAPVLFFASPAASFITGQVISVSGGLTMAG, via the coding sequence ATGAGTGACAAGCACATCGCCGTCGTGACCGGAGCCGGGTCCGGCATCGGCAAGGCCATCGCGCTCGGCTTCGCGGCAGAGGGCACCACGGTGGTCGCGGCCGACCTCGACCTCGATGCCGCCAAGCGCACCGCGGAGGAGGCCGGTTCCATCATCCCGATGGCCGTCGACGTCGCCGACCGGGCGAAGGTCGACGAACTGCGGGACGCCGTGAACGCGGAGGTCGGTGTCCCCGACATTCTCGTCAACGCGGCCGGCTGGGACCGCACGGACCAGTTCCTCAACGCCACCGCCGAATTCGCCGAGAAGGTGGTGGCCATCAACTACCTCGGCCCCGTGCACATGGCCAGCGCGTTCCTGCCCGGCATGGTGGAGGCGTCGAAGGCCGACGGCTGGCAGGGCGGCCGCGTCGTCAACCTCGCCTCCGACGCCGGTCGCGTCGGATCGGCGGGCGAGACCATCTACGCCGGCGCGAAGGGCGGCGTCATCGCACTTTCGAAGTCGCTCGCGCGGGAGATGGCGCGATATCAGATCACCGTCAATGCGGTCTGCCCCGGACCGACCGACACCCCGCTGTTCCAGGCGCAGCCTGAAAAGCTGAAAGAGGCTCTGGTGAAGGCGATCCCGTTCCGAAGGCTCGCCCGCCCCGACGAGGTCGCCGCGCCCGTCCTGTTCTTCGCCTCGCCCGCGGCGTCGTTCATCACCGGCCAGGTGATCAGCGTCAGCGGCGGTCTCACCATGGCCGGCTGA
- a CDS encoding dodecin: MSDNVYRVIEVVGSAATGTDDAIRNAIARASQTVNHLDWFEVTETRGHIEDGQIAHFQVTLKVGFKIDGA, from the coding sequence TTGTCCGACAACGTCTATCGGGTCATCGAAGTGGTCGGTTCGGCCGCGACCGGCACCGACGACGCGATACGGAACGCCATCGCCCGTGCGTCGCAGACGGTCAACCACCTCGACTGGTTCGAGGTGACCGAGACCCGCGGTCACATCGAGGACGGTCAGATCGCGCACTTCCAGGTCACCTTGAAGGTGGGCTTCAAGATCGACGGCGCCTGA
- a CDS encoding acyl-CoA dehydrogenase family protein, which translates to MSSLNHELEHKHFRETVRRFVAEQITPAHAAWENAGQWDRGLFVEAGKNGLLGFPVPEQFGGPGVDDFRYNAILIDEVARTGAAAEAIAFSLQNDVVLPYLTELTTDEQKARWLPGVVGGDTVLGIAMTEPGAGSDLTGIRTSAVRDGEHYVVNGAKTFISNGRNGDLFVVATRTSSEKHKGLTLFVVEADTPGFVRGRKLDKIGLHAQDTSELSFEDMRVPAANRLGEEGEGFYQLVRNLPQERLSLAVGAVAAAEGTFARTLEYVRERTAFGSPVSSFQNTQFVAAELATELDIARTFLDDCVAEHVAGELTPARAAKLKWWATELQVRTADRCLQLHGGYGYMREYPVSRAFVDARIQTIYGGTTEIMKTIVAKDLGL; encoded by the coding sequence ATGTCCTCACTCAACCACGAGCTCGAACACAAGCACTTCCGCGAGACGGTCAGACGCTTTGTGGCCGAACAGATCACGCCTGCCCACGCCGCCTGGGAGAACGCCGGACAGTGGGACCGCGGCCTCTTCGTCGAGGCGGGCAAGAACGGACTCCTCGGGTTTCCCGTACCCGAACAGTTCGGTGGCCCTGGTGTCGACGACTTCCGCTACAACGCGATCCTGATCGACGAGGTGGCGCGGACCGGAGCCGCCGCCGAGGCCATCGCCTTCTCCCTGCAGAACGACGTCGTACTGCCGTATCTCACCGAACTGACCACCGACGAGCAGAAGGCGCGCTGGCTGCCCGGAGTGGTCGGCGGCGACACGGTGCTGGGGATCGCGATGACCGAACCCGGGGCGGGCAGCGACCTCACCGGTATCCGCACGTCCGCGGTCCGCGACGGCGAACACTACGTCGTCAACGGTGCGAAGACCTTCATCTCCAACGGCCGCAACGGCGACCTCTTCGTCGTCGCCACCCGGACGAGTTCCGAGAAGCACAAGGGGCTCACGCTTTTCGTCGTCGAGGCGGACACTCCCGGATTCGTGCGGGGTCGCAAACTCGACAAGATCGGCCTGCACGCGCAAGACACCAGCGAACTCTCCTTCGAGGACATGCGCGTCCCCGCGGCCAACCGGCTGGGCGAGGAGGGTGAGGGCTTCTACCAGCTCGTCCGCAACCTTCCGCAGGAACGGCTGTCGCTGGCCGTCGGTGCCGTCGCGGCCGCCGAGGGCACCTTCGCGCGCACCCTGGAGTACGTGCGGGAGCGCACCGCCTTCGGATCGCCGGTCTCGTCGTTCCAGAACACCCAGTTCGTCGCCGCCGAGCTCGCGACCGAACTCGACATCGCCCGCACGTTCCTCGACGACTGCGTCGCCGAACACGTGGCCGGAGAGCTGACGCCGGCGCGGGCCGCGAAACTCAAATGGTGGGCCACCGAGCTGCAGGTGCGCACCGCCGACCGCTGCCTGCAACTGCACGGCGGCTACGGCTACATGCGTGAATACCCGGTGTCGCGGGCATTCGTCGACGCCCGCATCCAGACCATCTACGGCGGCACCACCGAGATCATGAAGACGATCGTCGCCAAGGACCTCGGTCTGTAG
- a CDS encoding YchJ family protein — MRGVNTESANRDPDARCPCLSGFPFGECCGPVLAGERAAPTAEALMRSRFTAFALGDRNHLLASWHPDTRPEDLELDDAMRWYRLDVESTAGGSPFDTDGEVTFTAYYKSDSERGSLHERSRFTRYDGRWVYLDGVFD; from the coding sequence ATGCGGGGAGTGAACACCGAATCGGCAAACCGTGATCCCGACGCGCGTTGCCCGTGTCTGTCCGGCTTTCCCTTCGGCGAGTGCTGCGGACCGGTCCTCGCCGGTGAGCGCGCCGCGCCGACCGCCGAGGCGCTGATGCGCTCGCGCTTCACCGCTTTCGCCCTCGGTGATCGCAACCATCTGTTGGCCAGCTGGCATCCCGACACCCGCCCGGAGGACCTCGAACTCGACGACGCGATGCGCTGGTACCGCCTGGACGTCGAGTCGACAGCCGGCGGATCGCCGTTCGACACCGACGGAGAGGTCACCTTCACCGCGTACTACAAGTCCGACTCCGAACGAGGGTCACTCCACGAACGCAGCCGGTTCACCCGGTACGACGGGCGGTGGGTCTACCTCGACGGGGTGTTCGACTGA
- a CDS encoding amidohydrolase family protein, whose protein sequence is MTDHVHHGHIFHLAGSPLITEASDALVEIPDGALAVGADGRIKYCGERSGLPAEFVPAQHHDHPGGYLIPGFVDTHIHFPQTYAGDSYGGGQLLEWLNLCIFPSESKFADPEFARAAAVEFTKRRVAAGTTAMMAFGSAFPHGQDALFEETRKAGLRLVSGRGIQTVGGDTAKPLLTSEADAIRLTRDEIEKWHAVDTGDHHTALLHVAIVPRFSLSVTTETLRNLGELYDEYRDRGVYVHTHLNENNRPGTGEIDTTKDVYQVDSYLDTYDGKFLPGSRIGGKSLLGPRTILAHSVHCQDSELVRMAETGTSISHCPVSQLFLGSGTMPWKRTVASGVNISAGTDFGGGDEWLIPRVLGDAFKQHITEPGEAGVSMHPAEMLFIGTLGGARALDMENRFGNFDEGKEADFLVVEPDDGLKARLDNAVRSDDPVLARDQTLFGLLMGIRDSSIAEVYVQGRQVVL, encoded by the coding sequence ATGACCGATCATGTTCACCACGGTCACATCTTCCATCTGGCCGGCAGCCCGTTGATCACCGAAGCGTCCGATGCTCTTGTGGAGATCCCCGACGGTGCGCTGGCGGTCGGGGCCGACGGCAGGATCAAGTACTGCGGTGAGAGGTCCGGCCTACCAGCGGAGTTCGTGCCCGCTCAGCACCATGATCACCCCGGCGGCTATCTGATCCCCGGATTCGTCGACACGCACATCCACTTCCCGCAGACCTATGCGGGTGACTCCTACGGTGGCGGGCAGCTTCTGGAGTGGCTGAACCTCTGCATCTTCCCGTCGGAATCGAAGTTCGCCGATCCCGAGTTCGCGCGGGCCGCGGCAGTCGAGTTCACCAAGAGACGGGTCGCGGCCGGCACGACCGCGATGATGGCGTTCGGGTCGGCATTTCCCCACGGGCAGGACGCGCTGTTCGAAGAGACCCGCAAGGCGGGGCTGCGCCTCGTCTCCGGGCGCGGAATCCAGACCGTCGGGGGCGACACCGCAAAGCCACTGCTCACGTCGGAGGCCGACGCGATCCGCCTGACCAGGGACGAGATCGAGAAGTGGCACGCCGTCGACACCGGGGACCACCACACGGCGCTCCTGCACGTCGCGATAGTGCCGAGGTTCTCGTTGTCGGTGACGACCGAAACCCTGCGGAACCTCGGCGAGCTCTACGACGAGTACCGCGACCGAGGCGTCTACGTGCACACCCACCTCAACGAGAACAATCGGCCCGGTACCGGAGAGATCGACACCACCAAGGACGTCTATCAGGTCGACTCGTACCTCGACACCTACGACGGCAAGTTCCTCCCCGGGTCGCGGATCGGCGGAAAGAGCCTCCTCGGTCCGCGCACCATTCTCGCGCACAGCGTCCACTGCCAGGATTCCGAACTGGTGCGCATGGCCGAGACCGGGACCTCGATCTCCCACTGTCCGGTGTCGCAGCTGTTCCTCGGGTCCGGCACGATGCCGTGGAAGCGCACGGTCGCATCCGGGGTCAACATCTCCGCGGGAACCGATTTCGGCGGTGGTGACGAGTGGTTGATCCCACGTGTTCTCGGTGACGCCTTCAAACAGCACATCACCGAACCCGGCGAGGCCGGAGTGTCGATGCACCCGGCGGAAATGCTGTTCATCGGAACCCTCGGTGGTGCCCGCGCGCTCGACATGGAGAACCGCTTCGGGAACTTCGATGAGGGCAAGGAAGCGGACTTCCTCGTCGTCGAACCGGACGACGGCCTGAAAGCCAGACTGGACAACGCCGTTCGCTCCGACGACCCCGTACTCGCGCGGGACCAGACTCTCTTCGGGTTGCTCATGGGAATCCGCGACTCCTCAATCGCCGAGGTCTACGTCCAGGGCCGACAAGTGGTCCTGTAG
- a CDS encoding TetR/AcrR family transcriptional regulator yields the protein MKTDERIVVAMTELLRRQGYAATGIKQVVETSEAPIGSIYHHFKGGKRGIAAAALRQSGAAYGELVGMLLTPYDDPADGIEAAFGAAAETIEQGGWLNMCPVGTVAGEIADAEPGLREIAAEVMSSWIDTGTALFTARGLPEADARSLMSAVVSALEGAFIVARTQRSTDAILAAGRAMGCYARALATQARVEAISESGEVRR from the coding sequence GTGAAGACCGATGAACGCATCGTGGTGGCGATGACCGAGCTCCTGCGCCGGCAGGGATATGCCGCGACCGGGATCAAACAGGTCGTCGAGACGTCCGAGGCCCCCATCGGATCGATCTATCACCACTTCAAAGGCGGCAAGCGCGGCATCGCGGCCGCCGCACTCCGGCAGTCCGGCGCGGCCTACGGCGAGTTGGTCGGCATGCTCCTGACCCCCTACGACGACCCCGCCGACGGGATCGAGGCGGCATTCGGCGCCGCAGCGGAGACCATCGAGCAGGGTGGGTGGCTGAACATGTGTCCGGTCGGGACCGTCGCCGGCGAGATCGCCGACGCCGAACCGGGCCTCCGGGAGATCGCCGCCGAGGTCATGTCGTCGTGGATCGACACCGGCACGGCACTGTTCACGGCGCGCGGACTCCCCGAGGCAGACGCCCGCTCACTGATGTCCGCGGTGGTCTCGGCGCTCGAAGGAGCGTTCATCGTCGCCCGCACCCAGCGCTCCACCGACGCGATCCTCGCCGCGGGTCGAGCGATGGGCTGTTACGCGCGTGCTCTCGCCACACAGGCTCGGGTGGAAGCGATCTCAGAGTCGGGCGAGGTACGTCGGTAG
- a CDS encoding TetR/AcrR family transcriptional regulator: MAKPATARSSADLAVEEAVRAVRVTTRRRQLLDAAVKVMERTGFHQMSMQALAEEAQVSVGLFYKYFGGKEEILLAAIVDILEAFRDQLQPAMDRAGDDPVEQLIAGFRQYATIVDENRDAVVLTYRESRTLDAAGRERIKELEVETSAPMRAAVTAGIEAGLILDVDADLVVFDLMMLAHGWALKHWHFAPGYDLERYVSAQLRFALQSLVVEDALPTYLARL; the protein is encoded by the coding sequence ATGGCGAAACCCGCCACGGCGAGATCGTCGGCCGACCTGGCCGTCGAGGAGGCGGTGCGCGCGGTGCGCGTCACCACGCGCCGCCGTCAGCTGCTCGACGCCGCGGTGAAGGTCATGGAGCGCACCGGCTTCCACCAGATGTCGATGCAGGCGCTCGCCGAGGAGGCGCAGGTCAGCGTCGGCCTGTTCTACAAGTACTTCGGCGGCAAGGAAGAGATCCTGCTCGCTGCCATCGTCGACATCCTCGAGGCCTTCCGCGATCAGCTCCAGCCCGCCATGGACCGAGCCGGTGACGACCCCGTCGAACAGTTGATCGCGGGATTCCGCCAGTACGCGACCATCGTCGACGAGAACCGTGACGCCGTCGTGCTGACCTACCGGGAGAGCCGTACGCTCGACGCCGCAGGACGCGAGCGGATCAAGGAGCTCGAGGTGGAGACTTCGGCACCGATGCGGGCCGCGGTCACCGCCGGTATCGAGGCCGGGCTCATCCTCGACGTCGACGCCGACCTCGTGGTCTTCGACCTGATGATGCTGGCGCACGGATGGGCGCTCAAGCACTGGCATTTCGCGCCCGGATACGACCTCGAGCGGTACGTCTCGGCCCAGCTCCGCTTCGCCTTGCAGTCCCTTGTTGTCGAGGACGCCCTACCGACGTACCTCGCCCGACTCTGA